The following are encoded in a window of Candidatus Eremiobacteraceae bacterium genomic DNA:
- the prmC gene encoding peptide chain release factor N(5)-glutamine methyltransferase, translating into MPSPKGPRTPAARGSEATVTIAAAVEACRRRLLPVATAPWLEARLLTSHVTGLDASAIVAYGDNILEPARLQRLADLTARRLAGEPLAYIVGFKEFCGLRIMVDGRVLVPRPETEELVHAIVADWRGRAPHVLDLGTGSGAISCALARFLPNAHILATDISEQALDVARTNVERHLFGERIHLAHGDLFDAVPPGTTFDVIAANLPYVRDGDVDLEPTVRANEPHVALFGGRDGLDVFRRVVDRAGAYMKPDGALYCECSPDNAYELAGLARDAIQDSSISVRADVSGRERFVVVRRTASNS; encoded by the coding sequence ATGCCGTCGCCTAAAGGTCCGCGCACACCGGCTGCGCGCGGCAGTGAAGCGACGGTGACCATCGCAGCCGCAGTGGAAGCCTGTCGCCGCCGACTGCTGCCCGTCGCAACCGCACCGTGGCTCGAGGCGCGACTGCTTACAAGTCACGTCACCGGACTCGACGCATCGGCGATCGTGGCCTACGGCGACAACATCCTTGAGCCGGCGCGTCTGCAGCGCTTGGCGGATCTCACCGCACGACGCCTCGCCGGCGAGCCGCTTGCGTACATCGTCGGATTCAAAGAATTCTGCGGGCTGCGCATCATGGTGGACGGCCGCGTCCTCGTTCCCCGGCCGGAAACCGAAGAACTCGTTCATGCAATCGTGGCGGACTGGCGCGGCCGAGCGCCGCACGTCCTCGATCTCGGCACCGGCAGCGGCGCGATCTCGTGTGCGCTCGCGCGCTTTCTGCCGAACGCACACATCCTCGCGACCGACATCAGCGAACAGGCGCTGGACGTGGCGCGGACCAACGTCGAGCGGCATCTGTTCGGCGAACGCATCCACCTCGCGCACGGCGATCTTTTCGATGCGGTGCCGCCCGGCACTACCTTCGACGTCATCGCCGCCAACTTGCCCTATGTCCGGGATGGAGACGTTGACCTCGAGCCGACGGTGCGCGCGAACGAACCGCACGTCGCTCTGTTCGGCGGCCGCGACGGGCTGGACGTTTTCCGACGCGTCGTCGACCGCGCGGGTGCCTACATGAAGCCTGACGGCGCGCTCTACTGCGAGTGCAGCCCGGATAATGCCTACGAGTTGGCGGGCCTTGCGCGCGATGCCATTCAGGATTCGTCGATTTCGGTGCGCGCCGATGTGTCGGGTCGCGAACGGTTCGTCGTCGTGCGCCGGACGGCGAGCAATTCGTGA
- the prfA gene encoding peptide chain release factor 1, whose translation MEQIATLEARLEAVEARFSEIEARLTAISGNYDQNESTKLSKERASLEPIVNAFHEWRAVRAQLADAEGMARDSDPEIAEMARSETQTLRARSSDLAERIKIMLVPKDPNDDKDIFVEIRGGTGGDEASLFAGDLMRMYAKFAEKRRLKVELVSTAETQAGGFKEVILGIKGAGAYRLFKHESGVHRVQRVPATEASGRIHTSTATVAVMPEVDAVEIEINPSDLQVDTYRAQGAGGQHVNKTESAIRITHRPSGIVVACQEERSQLQNRERAMQLLRAHLYEAKLREQEEAAASARRAQVGTGDRSEKIRTYNVPQDRLTDHRIGLSTGNLKAILAGDLDVVVDALLADEERRRLAVGDAVA comes from the coding sequence ATGGAACAGATCGCCACACTAGAGGCCCGGCTCGAAGCCGTCGAAGCTCGCTTTTCCGAGATAGAAGCGCGCTTGACGGCCATTTCCGGCAATTACGATCAGAACGAAAGCACGAAGCTCTCTAAAGAGCGCGCCTCCCTCGAGCCGATCGTCAATGCCTTCCATGAATGGCGCGCGGTGCGCGCTCAGCTTGCCGACGCCGAAGGAATGGCACGCGACAGCGACCCTGAGATCGCCGAGATGGCGCGTAGCGAAACGCAAACGTTGCGCGCGCGCAGTTCCGACCTTGCCGAACGCATCAAGATCATGCTGGTGCCGAAAGACCCCAACGACGACAAAGACATCTTCGTGGAGATCCGCGGCGGAACCGGCGGCGACGAAGCCAGCCTTTTTGCCGGCGATTTGATGCGCATGTATGCGAAATTCGCCGAGAAGCGTCGACTGAAAGTTGAACTCGTGAGCACGGCCGAGACGCAGGCCGGCGGCTTCAAAGAAGTGATCCTTGGGATCAAAGGCGCCGGCGCGTACCGGCTCTTCAAACACGAGAGCGGCGTGCACCGCGTGCAGCGCGTGCCCGCAACGGAGGCGAGCGGACGCATCCACACGTCCACCGCGACCGTCGCGGTGATGCCCGAAGTTGATGCCGTCGAGATCGAGATCAACCCGTCTGATCTGCAGGTGGATACGTATCGCGCGCAAGGCGCGGGCGGCCAGCACGTCAACAAGACGGAATCGGCCATCCGCATCACGCACCGCCCAAGCGGCATCGTCGTTGCGTGTCAAGAGGAGCGCTCGCAACTACAGAACCGCGAGCGCGCCATGCAGCTTTTGCGCGCGCATCTTTACGAGGCCAAGCTTCGCGAGCAGGAAGAAGCGGCGGCGTCGGCGCGCCGGGCGCAAGTCGGAACGGGCGATCGAAGTGAGAAGATCCGTACGTACAACGTGCCGCAGGACCGCCTGACCGATCATCGTATCGGGCTTTCGACCGGTAACCTCAAAGCGATCTTAGCCGGCGATCTCGACGTCGTCGTCGATGCGCTGCTGGCCGATGAAGAGCGCCGGCGCCTCGCGGTCGGCGATGCCGTCGCCTAA